In a genomic window of Chryseobacterium sp. G0162:
- a CDS encoding NAD(P)/FAD-dependent oxidoreductase, whose product MQSKNFDVIIIGGSYAGLSAGMALGRSLRNVLIIDHGKPCNRQTPHSHNFITHDGKTPKEIRELAKKDVEKYKTIQFYDGKVMRVGKNTDDFYVELSSGDRFYARRIILASGIKDMMPDIPGFTECWGISVIHCPYCHGYEVKNEVTGILSDGDMAYEFSKLVFNLTKELTLFTNGKTKLTSEQIGKLKQNKIKLNEDEIKSIEHENGYIQKLIFTNGKTVSLKALYAKIPFEQNIDVSETLSCELTEQGFIKVDFMQKTSVPGVFACGDNVTMMRSVANAVAQGNFAGAMVNKELSEEEFGYK is encoded by the coding sequence ATGCAAAGCAAAAATTTTGATGTTATTATCATAGGAGGAAGTTATGCCGGTTTATCAGCAGGGATGGCTTTAGGAAGATCTTTAAGGAATGTATTGATTATAGATCATGGGAAACCATGTAACAGGCAGACTCCTCATTCGCATAATTTTATTACCCACGACGGAAAAACGCCAAAAGAAATCAGAGAGCTCGCTAAAAAGGATGTGGAAAAATATAAAACAATTCAGTTTTATGATGGTAAAGTAATGAGAGTAGGGAAGAATACTGATGATTTTTATGTAGAGCTATCTTCTGGTGATCGATTTTATGCGAGAAGGATCATTTTAGCTTCGGGAATTAAGGACATGATGCCTGATATTCCGGGGTTCACTGAATGTTGGGGAATTTCTGTCATACACTGTCCCTATTGTCACGGTTATGAAGTCAAGAATGAAGTAACGGGAATTCTCTCTGACGGAGATATGGCGTACGAGTTTTCTAAATTGGTCTTTAATTTAACAAAAGAGTTAACCTTATTTACGAACGGAAAAACTAAACTTACCAGTGAGCAGATTGGGAAATTGAAGCAGAATAAAATCAAGCTTAACGAAGATGAAATTAAAAGTATTGAACATGAAAACGGATATATTCAAAAACTCATCTTTACCAACGGAAAAACAGTTTCTTTAAAAGCTTTGTATGCGAAAATTCCTTTTGAACAGAATATTGATGTGTCAGAAACTTTAAGTTGTGAACTGACGGAACAAGGCTTTATTAAAGTAGATTTTATGCAGAAGACATCAGTTCCCGGAGTTTTTGCCTGTGGTGATAATGTAACCATGATGAGATCTGTAGCGAATGCTGTGGCTCAGGGTAATTTTGCTGGAGCAATGGTCAATAAAGAGCTCTCAGAAGAAGAATTTGGATACAAATAA
- a CDS encoding ABC transporter permease — protein sequence MFDLDRWQEIFSSIRSNVLRTVLSGFTVALGLFIFIVLFGIGKGLQNAFSEGFAGDAKNLITIYTGKTTLAYKGLQSDRTVNMNNDDYNFLVNTDKEKVDAASPRYATNLMVKYGKESGLYQVHGAEPGEQVIENRKLVDGRYINSFDLARKQNVAVIGRMVQRDLIKNGGSIGKELDINGTMFKVVGVFSDDGGDRDERHITVPITTLQQMKKGSDTVNTVYIAYNDKLLNPQEAIKYGDELRDKLKARKNVSPDDENGVRVWNNAKNMNDTFTFMAVLTAIVGFIGLGTLLAGIIGISNIMVYIVKERTKEIGVRKAIGAKPAGIVALIVQESVVITVVSGFVGIGIGVLTLNLIGDSLEEFFIKSPSVGWGSIVMAFVALVFSGLIAGFVPAYRASRIKPIEALRTE from the coding sequence ATGTTTGACCTAGATCGTTGGCAGGAAATATTCAGTTCTATCCGTAGTAATGTACTTCGGACGGTACTTTCGGGATTTACGGTAGCTTTGGGGCTGTTTATTTTTATTGTACTTTTTGGAATAGGAAAAGGGCTTCAGAATGCTTTCTCAGAAGGGTTTGCAGGAGATGCCAAAAACCTGATTACCATTTATACAGGAAAAACAACTTTAGCCTATAAAGGATTACAATCCGACAGGACGGTAAATATGAATAATGATGACTACAATTTTCTTGTCAATACAGATAAAGAGAAAGTAGATGCAGCCAGCCCAAGGTATGCTACCAATTTAATGGTAAAATATGGTAAGGAGAGTGGTCTTTATCAGGTGCATGGTGCAGAACCGGGAGAGCAGGTTATTGAAAACAGAAAGCTTGTTGATGGAAGGTATATTAACTCCTTCGACTTAGCAAGAAAACAGAATGTAGCCGTTATCGGAAGAATGGTTCAGAGAGACCTTATTAAAAATGGAGGTTCCATCGGGAAGGAGTTAGATATTAACGGGACAATGTTTAAAGTTGTAGGGGTATTTTCAGATGATGGTGGAGATAGAGATGAAAGACATATTACGGTACCCATTACTACTTTACAGCAGATGAAAAAAGGTTCTGACACTGTGAATACGGTTTATATTGCCTATAATGATAAACTGCTGAACCCTCAGGAAGCTATTAAATATGGAGATGAACTGAGAGATAAGCTGAAAGCGAGAAAAAATGTTTCTCCTGATGATGAAAATGGAGTCCGTGTCTGGAATAATGCCAAAAATATGAATGATACCTTCACTTTTATGGCAGTACTAACCGCAATCGTAGGGTTTATTGGCTTGGGAACTTTATTGGCAGGTATTATCGGGATCAGTAATATCATGGTGTACATCGTAAAAGAAAGAACCAAAGAAATTGGAGTACGAAAAGCCATAGGTGCCAAACCGGCAGGAATTGTTGCCCTGATTGTTCAGGAAAGTGTTGTGATTACAGTAGTCTCTGGATTTGTAGGAATAGGAATAGGTGTCTTAACATTAAACCTGATTGGTGATAGCCTGGAAGAGTTTTTTATTAAAAGTCCAAGTGTAGGCTGGGGATCCATCGTTATGGCATTTGTTGCATTAGTGTTCTCCGGATTGATTGCAGGATTTGTTCCGGCATACAGAGCCTCAAGAATTAAACCGATTGAAGCATTAAGAACAGAATAG
- the glyA gene encoding serine hydroxymethyltransferase codes for MDIIFDLIEKERQRQAHGLELIASENFVSENVMKAMGSVLTNKYAEGYPGKRYYGGCEVVDEVETLAINRAKELFGVDYVNVQPHSGSQANAAIYLAVLKAGDKIMGMDLSMGGHLTHGSAVNFSGIQYQVVSYGVERETGLIDYNQMREVALRERPKMLIAGFSAYSRDLDYAKFREIADEIGATLWADIAHPAGLVAKGLLNSPFEHCHVVTTTTHKTLRGPRGGMIMMGKDFENTYGHKTPKGETKMMSQVLDGAVFPGIQGGPLEHVIAGKAVAFGEALDGQFETYAKQVKANAQALSKAMIDKGFDIVSGGTDNHLMLVDLRNKGVNGKETEKALVLADITCNKNMVPFDDKSPFTTSGIRLGTAAITTRGLKENDMETIAGLISEVVDNIKNEEVLASVRKKVNELMEGKALFNY; via the coding sequence ATGGATATTATTTTCGACCTGATTGAAAAGGAAAGACAAAGACAGGCCCATGGATTAGAGCTTATCGCATCAGAAAACTTTGTTTCTGAAAACGTGATGAAAGCAATGGGAAGTGTACTGACAAATAAATATGCTGAAGGGTATCCCGGAAAAAGATATTACGGAGGATGTGAAGTAGTAGATGAGGTTGAAACATTAGCGATCAACAGAGCAAAGGAGCTTTTCGGAGTAGACTATGTAAACGTGCAGCCACATTCCGGATCTCAGGCGAATGCAGCCATTTATCTTGCTGTTTTGAAAGCGGGAGATAAGATCATGGGAATGGATCTTTCTATGGGAGGACACCTTACTCATGGTTCTGCAGTTAACTTCTCAGGAATTCAATATCAAGTAGTTTCTTATGGAGTAGAAAGAGAGACTGGTCTTATCGACTATAACCAAATGAGAGAAGTTGCTTTAAGAGAAAGACCAAAAATGCTTATCGCCGGATTCTCTGCTTATTCAAGAGATCTGGACTATGCTAAATTTAGAGAAATTGCTGACGAAATCGGAGCAACACTTTGGGCAGATATTGCTCATCCTGCAGGTTTAGTAGCTAAGGGATTATTAAACTCTCCATTTGAACACTGCCACGTAGTGACCACTACTACTCATAAGACCCTAAGAGGTCCAAGAGGAGGAATGATTATGATGGGGAAAGATTTTGAAAATACCTATGGCCACAAAACTCCAAAAGGAGAAACAAAAATGATGAGCCAGGTATTAGATGGAGCTGTATTCCCAGGAATTCAGGGAGGTCCGTTAGAGCATGTAATTGCTGGTAAAGCAGTGGCTTTCGGGGAAGCTTTGGATGGTCAGTTCGAAACTTATGCAAAACAGGTGAAGGCGAATGCTCAGGCGTTATCAAAAGCAATGATCGATAAAGGCTTTGATATCGTGAGTGGAGGTACAGATAACCACTTAATGTTGGTAGACCTTAGAAATAAAGGAGTAAACGGTAAAGAAACAGAAAAAGCATTAGTACTTGCTGATATTACATGTAATAAAAATATGGTTCCTTTCGATGACAAGTCTCCATTTACAACATCTGGTATCAGATTAGGTACAGCTGCTATTACAACAAGAGGACTTAAAGAAAATGATATGGAAACTATTGCAGGATTAATCTCTGAAGTAGTGGACAACATCAAAAATGAAGAAGTTCTTGCATCTGTAAGAAAGAAAGTAAATGAATTAATGGAAGGTAAAGCATTATTCAACTACTAA
- a CDS encoding ABC transporter ATP-binding protein — translation MLVIQDLHKSYDTGKSKLHVLKGINLDILEGEFVSIMGSSGSGKSTLLNIIGILDEKDSGTYELDGVPIEHLSEVKAAEYRSKFLGFIFQSFNLISYKTALENVALPLYYQNVPRKERNQKALEYLEKVGLTQWANHLPNELSGGQKQRVAIARALITDPKVVLADEPTGALDSKTTHDIMKLLQDINNEGKTIIVVTHEPDVAAQTKRNVILKDGVIESDEFIKQIVL, via the coding sequence ATGCTAGTAATTCAGGATTTACACAAATCATACGATACGGGAAAAAGTAAACTTCATGTTTTGAAGGGTATTAATCTGGATATTTTAGAAGGAGAGTTTGTTTCCATCATGGGGAGTTCCGGTTCCGGAAAATCTACACTTCTTAATATTATTGGTATTCTGGATGAAAAAGACTCGGGAACCTACGAATTGGATGGCGTTCCTATTGAGCATTTATCAGAAGTAAAAGCAGCAGAGTACAGAAGTAAATTTTTAGGATTTATTTTCCAGTCTTTTAATCTTATCAGTTATAAAACAGCGCTTGAAAATGTAGCACTTCCATTATATTACCAGAATGTGCCAAGAAAAGAACGTAACCAGAAAGCTCTGGAATATCTGGAGAAAGTAGGTCTTACTCAGTGGGCAAACCACCTTCCCAATGAACTTTCAGGAGGACAGAAGCAGAGAGTGGCAATTGCGAGAGCACTTATCACGGACCCAAAAGTAGTATTGGCCGATGAGCCTACCGGAGCATTGGATTCAAAGACCACGCATGATATTATGAAACTTCTTCAGGATATTAATAATGAAGGAAAAACCATCATTGTGGTAACTCACGAACCGGATGTAGCAGCACAGACGAAAAGGAATGTAATTCTGAAGGATGGTGTCATTGAAAGCGATGAGTTTATTAAGCAGATTGTGCTTTAG
- a CDS encoding ABC transporter permease, whose amino-acid sequence MNIIFKKDTWQEIYYSLRNNKLRTFLTMIGVGWGMFLYVSLLGAAKGMENGFDKLFSGFATNSIFLWAQKTSIPYEGFPKGRDVHLNLSDMEMLKKKLTDIDYISPQNARGSFTGTPGESMSRNGKSATYSLTGDYSVGNKISEKKLIYGRYINDADVSGNKNVVVIGEEIYKNLFDSKKQENPIGKSINIKGLFFNVIGVFRVKKGGGFESDQSAFIPLSTYTKMYNAGDQIDLFAIVGKPNANLNTLEDQIKQILKSKNKVSPEDTNAFGSANVAKEFKKLTGFLTGMQLLTIIVGTLTILAGVIAISNILLITVKERTKEIGIRRALGAKPAEVRNQILLESVVITLSSGLLGFMFGIFVLMILNIATQGQDSFPFYNPTVNYGNVFAAMAVMVILGLIIGMIPAQRAVKIRPIEALRTE is encoded by the coding sequence GTGAATATCATATTTAAAAAAGATACTTGGCAGGAGATCTATTATTCATTGAGGAATAATAAACTCCGTACATTTCTTACCATGATTGGAGTAGGATGGGGCATGTTTTTGTATGTAAGCCTTCTTGGGGCAGCAAAAGGCATGGAGAATGGTTTCGATAAATTGTTTTCCGGGTTTGCTACCAATTCCATTTTCCTGTGGGCACAGAAAACATCTATTCCGTATGAAGGATTTCCAAAGGGAAGAGATGTTCATTTGAACTTATCCGATATGGAAATGCTGAAAAAGAAATTGACCGATATTGATTACATATCACCACAAAACGCAAGAGGAAGCTTCACAGGAACCCCAGGTGAATCCATGTCAAGAAACGGAAAAAGTGCTACCTATTCTCTTACAGGAGATTATTCTGTAGGAAATAAAATTTCAGAAAAGAAACTTATTTACGGACGCTACATCAATGATGCAGACGTTTCTGGAAATAAAAATGTAGTGGTTATTGGTGAAGAAATTTATAAGAATCTTTTTGATTCCAAGAAACAAGAGAATCCAATCGGAAAGTCGATTAACATCAAAGGGTTGTTTTTTAATGTAATCGGAGTTTTCAGAGTGAAAAAAGGAGGTGGTTTTGAAAGTGACCAGAGTGCTTTTATCCCATTATCTACTTATACTAAAATGTATAATGCAGGAGATCAGATTGATCTGTTTGCTATTGTAGGGAAACCTAATGCTAACCTTAATACCCTGGAGGATCAGATAAAACAAATATTAAAATCAAAGAATAAAGTTTCGCCTGAAGATACCAATGCTTTCGGAAGTGCAAACGTAGCCAAAGAGTTTAAAAAACTGACCGGTTTTCTTACTGGGATGCAGCTTTTGACCATTATTGTAGGAACATTAACGATCCTGGCAGGGGTTATTGCCATTTCAAACATTCTTTTGATTACCGTAAAAGAAAGAACAAAGGAAATAGGTATCAGACGGGCATTAGGAGCAAAGCCAGCTGAGGTAAGAAACCAGATCTTGCTTGAAAGTGTTGTCATTACGCTCTCTTCCGGATTGTTAGGATTTATGTTTGGAATCTTTGTGCTGATGATTTTAAATATAGCTACTCAGGGACAGGACTCATTTCCTTTTTATAACCCAACGGTAAACTATGGGAATGTATTTGCTGCCATGGCAGTAATGGTCATATTGGGATTAATTATCGGGATGATCCCTGCACAGAGAGCAGTAAAGATCAGGCCGATTGAAGCATTAAGAACAGAATAA
- a CDS encoding glycosyltransferase family 39 protein encodes MKKSSLILILFIIVKFILQYTLVSPEYDLQRDEYLHLDQGNHIAWGYISVPPVSSWISWLIKVLGDSVFWIRFFPALFGALTIVVVWKAVEELKGGLFACILAALGLLFSSLLRLNMLYQPNSLDVLLWTSFFYILIKYINTEKVSWLYWGGVIFGIGILNKYNIVFLALGFLPALLLTKQRRIFANPHTYGAALLALVIIFPNLIWQYHNGFPVIHHMKELSEIQLVNVNRFDFLKSQLLFFIGVTFVILFGFYALLFFKSFEKIRFFFWGYIITLSVFMFFRAKDYYAIGIYPIYIGFGAVYLESILNSGWKRFLKPVCILHPILLFVPIYNLAFPNKTPESIAENPEAYKKYGLLRWEDGKDHSLPQDFADMLGWKELAQKVDQQYARLSKSGNTLVLCDNYGQAGAINFYSKQGIKAVSFNADYVNWFDLSKKYKNLIRIKDSAEDELEKTGAFFNHSVMADSVTNPYAREKGTVIFSFEDAKIDIRKRLKDEIIEIKDRWKK; translated from the coding sequence ATGAAGAAAAGCAGTCTGATTCTTATTCTTTTTATCATTGTAAAGTTTATTCTTCAATATACATTGGTAAGTCCCGAATACGATTTGCAGCGAGATGAGTACTTGCACCTGGACCAGGGAAATCATATTGCCTGGGGGTATATTTCTGTTCCTCCTGTGAGCTCGTGGATATCATGGCTGATAAAAGTATTGGGTGATTCTGTATTTTGGATCAGGTTTTTTCCGGCTTTATTCGGAGCGTTGACGATAGTGGTTGTCTGGAAAGCTGTCGAAGAATTAAAAGGAGGGCTTTTTGCTTGTATTCTTGCTGCTTTAGGGCTATTGTTTTCCTCATTACTTCGCTTGAATATGCTGTATCAGCCCAATTCACTGGATGTTTTGTTATGGACTTCCTTTTTTTATATACTGATAAAATATATCAATACTGAAAAAGTAAGTTGGCTATATTGGGGCGGAGTCATTTTTGGGATAGGAATCTTGAATAAATACAATATCGTTTTTCTCGCATTAGGATTTTTACCTGCTCTTTTACTAACCAAACAAAGAAGAATTTTTGCAAATCCTCATACTTATGGAGCTGCCCTTCTAGCTTTGGTGATTATTTTCCCCAACCTTATTTGGCAGTATCATAACGGCTTTCCGGTAATTCATCATATGAAAGAATTATCCGAAATCCAGTTAGTGAATGTCAACCGGTTCGACTTTTTGAAATCACAGCTTTTATTCTTTATTGGAGTAACTTTTGTTATCCTGTTTGGTTTTTATGCTTTGTTGTTTTTTAAGTCTTTTGAGAAAATCAGGTTCTTCTTCTGGGGGTATATTATCACCCTATCAGTATTTATGTTTTTTAGAGCAAAAGATTACTATGCAATAGGTATTTATCCAATTTATATAGGGTTTGGAGCGGTTTATCTTGAGAGTATTTTGAATAGTGGATGGAAGAGATTTCTCAAACCTGTTTGTATTTTACACCCTATTCTTCTGTTTGTACCTATATATAATTTAGCATTTCCTAATAAAACTCCAGAATCTATAGCGGAGAATCCCGAAGCTTATAAAAAGTATGGACTTTTGCGCTGGGAAGATGGTAAAGACCATTCCTTACCTCAGGATTTTGCAGATATGTTGGGATGGAAAGAACTGGCTCAGAAAGTAGATCAACAATATGCGCGTTTGTCAAAATCAGGAAACACCTTAGTACTTTGTGATAATTATGGGCAGGCGGGAGCAATTAATTTCTATTCTAAGCAGGGAATAAAGGCAGTGTCGTTCAATGCAGATTATGTCAATTGGTTTGATTTAAGTAAAAAGTATAAAAATCTAATTAGGATCAAAGATAGTGCAGAAGATGAACTAGAAAAGACAGGTGCTTTCTTTAATCATTCTGTAATGGCGGATTCTGTTACCAATCCATATGCAAGAGAAAAAGGAACTGTGATTTTTAGTTTTGAAGACGCGAAAATTGATATACGAAAGAGACTTAAAGATGAAATAATTGAAATAAAAGATCGATGGAAAAAATAA
- a CDS encoding ribonucleoside-diphosphate reductase subunit alpha produces MEEQNSNIWWLNEESEQMLNRGYLLKGETVDGAIDRITTAAAKRLYKPELQPAFKEMITKGWISFSSPVWANMGTERGLPISCFNAHIPDSIEGITHKMGEVIMQTKIGGGTSGYFGELRNRGTAVTDNGKSSGAVSFMKLFDTAMDVVSQGGVRRGAFAAYLDIDHGDIEEFLSIKDIGSPIQNLFTGVCVPDYWMQDMIDGDMDKRKIWARVLESRQQKGLPYIFFTDNVNRNKPQVYKDLGMTVNASNLCSEIMLPSTMEESFICCLSSMNLELYDEWKDTDAVKLAVYFLDAVLSEFIDKTEGNYYLQGARNFAMRHRALGLGVLGYHSYLQKNMIPFESFEATQFNARAFRHIKEQAEQASRELANIYGEPDVLKGYGLRNTTTMAIAPTTSSSAILGQTSPGIEPFSSNYYKAGLAKGNFMRKNKYLAKLLKEKGLDNEETWRTIMLNHGSVQHLNELTPEEKAVFKTFKEISPMEVISQAAQRQQYIDQAQSLNLQIPSTMPVKDVNYLYIEAWKKGVKTLYYQRSSSVSKEMMVNFVSCSSCEA; encoded by the coding sequence ATGGAAGAGCAAAATTCAAATATATGGTGGCTCAATGAAGAGTCTGAGCAAATGCTGAACAGAGGATATCTGTTGAAAGGTGAAACGGTAGACGGAGCTATCGACAGAATTACCACTGCTGCTGCAAAAAGATTATATAAGCCGGAACTTCAGCCCGCTTTCAAAGAAATGATTACAAAAGGATGGATCAGTTTCTCTTCTCCTGTATGGGCTAATATGGGAACAGAGAGAGGTCTTCCCATCTCTTGTTTCAACGCTCACATTCCGGACAGCATTGAAGGAATTACTCATAAAATGGGTGAGGTTATCATGCAGACAAAAATCGGAGGAGGAACTTCAGGGTATTTTGGAGAACTTAGAAACAGAGGAACAGCTGTAACAGATAACGGAAAATCTTCCGGAGCGGTTTCATTCATGAAGCTTTTTGATACAGCAATGGATGTTGTTTCTCAAGGAGGTGTAAGAAGAGGAGCATTTGCAGCTTATCTGGATATTGACCACGGAGATATTGAAGAATTTTTATCCATTAAAGATATCGGTAGTCCTATTCAAAACCTGTTCACCGGAGTATGTGTTCCGGATTACTGGATGCAGGATATGATTGATGGGGATATGGACAAACGTAAAATCTGGGCAAGAGTATTGGAAAGCCGCCAGCAAAAAGGCCTTCCTTATATTTTCTTCACCGATAACGTCAACAGAAACAAACCACAGGTGTATAAAGACCTTGGAATGACGGTAAACGCAAGTAACCTTTGTTCTGAAATCATGCTTCCTTCCACCATGGAAGAATCATTCATCTGCTGTCTGTCTTCCATGAACCTTGAATTGTATGATGAGTGGAAAGATACCGATGCTGTTAAATTAGCGGTATACTTCCTGGATGCTGTATTATCTGAGTTCATTGATAAAACTGAAGGAAACTACTACTTACAAGGAGCAAGAAACTTCGCCATGCGTCACAGAGCTCTTGGATTAGGAGTTTTAGGATACCATTCTTACCTACAGAAAAACATGATTCCTTTTGAAAGTTTTGAAGCAACTCAGTTCAATGCAAGAGCATTCAGACACATCAAAGAACAGGCTGAGCAGGCTTCAAGAGAGTTAGCCAACATCTACGGAGAGCCGGACGTACTGAAAGGATACGGATTAAGAAATACTACTACAATGGCTATTGCTCCTACCACTTCAAGTTCTGCCATCTTAGGACAGACTTCTCCTGGAATTGAACCTTTCTCTTCTAACTATTATAAAGCAGGTCTTGCTAAAGGAAACTTTATGCGTAAGAACAAATACCTGGCAAAATTATTAAAAGAAAAAGGCTTAGATAACGAAGAAACATGGAGAACAATCATGTTGAACCACGGTTCTGTACAGCACCTGAATGAGCTTACTCCTGAAGAGAAGGCAGTATTCAAAACATTTAAGGAAATCTCTCCGATGGAGGTTATTTCTCAGGCTGCACAAAGACAACAGTACATTGACCAGGCACAATCATTGAATCTTCAGATTCCTTCTACAATGCCTGTAAAAGATGTAAACTATCTCTATATTGAGGCTTGGAAAAAAGGAGTAAAAACACTTTACTACCAAAGAAGTTCTTCTGTTTCAAAAGAAATGATGGTGAACTTTGTATCTTGTTCAAGCTGCGAGGCATAG
- a CDS encoding efflux RND transporter periplasmic adaptor subunit, with the protein MKKKFTWKKAIYIVLGLLFAVALFSGIGYLVKSNSKESEAFLTRKPSIQNMDDKVMATGKIVPKEEIEIKPNITGIIDKILVKEGDRVEVGQLIATVKIVPSISEVNAAQQEVQNAQIQISNAQMNVGNMQKQFEMQDKLYKQGVASRQEFLNAQQQLFSQQQTLKNSQQQLNTAQKRLQIAKTGATPELQGQGLATTQIRSKASGTVLEVPVKLGSQVIEANNFNAGTTICSVADLNSLIFKGEIDEAQAGKLKQGMDMNIVIGALQNKTFPGKLTMIAPKGKDNAGTIKFPVEGNVDNPNNEYIRAGFSANGEIVLSSQKNALLLDESLVQYEKKQGKDVPFVEVKQQDGKFKKVYLKLGASDGINVQILPGSNITKDSEVKVWNPSDKDKEELKEKAKAK; encoded by the coding sequence ATGAAAAAGAAATTCACCTGGAAAAAAGCCATTTATATAGTCTTGGGGCTTTTATTTGCAGTGGCATTGTTCTCAGGGATTGGTTATCTTGTGAAATCGAACTCCAAAGAAAGCGAGGCTTTCCTTACCCGCAAACCGAGCATTCAGAATATGGATGATAAGGTAATGGCCACCGGAAAAATTGTTCCAAAGGAAGAAATTGAAATTAAGCCCAATATTACAGGGATTATCGATAAAATTTTAGTAAAAGAAGGAGACAGAGTAGAAGTAGGTCAGCTAATTGCTACCGTGAAAATTGTACCTAGTATTTCTGAAGTGAATGCTGCTCAGCAGGAAGTTCAGAATGCACAGATTCAGATCAGCAATGCGCAGATGAATGTTGGGAATATGCAGAAGCAATTTGAGATGCAAGATAAACTGTATAAGCAAGGAGTAGCTTCAAGACAGGAGTTCCTTAATGCTCAGCAACAATTATTCTCTCAGCAACAAACTCTTAAGAATTCCCAGCAGCAGTTGAATACCGCACAGAAAAGATTGCAGATTGCTAAAACCGGAGCTACTCCTGAACTTCAGGGGCAAGGTTTGGCAACCACACAAATTCGTTCCAAAGCTTCAGGAACAGTTCTTGAAGTTCCTGTAAAACTGGGAAGTCAGGTAATTGAAGCGAACAACTTTAATGCAGGAACTACAATTTGTTCAGTAGCAGATTTGAACTCTCTGATCTTTAAAGGAGAAATTGATGAAGCTCAGGCAGGAAAACTGAAGCAAGGTATGGATATGAATATTGTTATCGGTGCCTTACAGAATAAAACTTTCCCTGGAAAACTGACAATGATTGCTCCCAAAGGAAAAGATAATGCTGGGACCATTAAGTTTCCGGTAGAAGGAAACGTAGATAATCCTAATAATGAATATATCAGAGCTGGATTCTCTGCTAACGGAGAAATCGTGTTAAGTTCTCAGAAAAATGCTTTACTGCTTGATGAATCTCTTGTTCAGTATGAAAAGAAGCAAGGGAAAGATGTACCTTTTGTAGAAGTAAAGCAGCAAGACGGGAAATTTAAGAAGGTATACCTGAAACTTGGAGCTAGTGATGGAATTAATGTTCAGATTCTTCCGGGATCAAATATTACAAAAGATTCAGAAGTAAAAGTTTGGAACCCATCCGATAAAGACAAAGAAGAGTTGAAAGAAAAAGCGAAAGCAAAATAA
- a CDS encoding ribonucleotide-diphosphate reductase subunit beta — MGIFDKRVSYKPFEYPEVLQFVEAINKSFWVHSEVDFTADVQDFHSQLEPHEKNAVKNALLAIAQIEVSVKTFWGNLYNHLPKPEFNGLGSTFAECEFRHSEAYSRLLEVLGYNDEFLNVIEIPAVKGRIEFLGNALKHANSATPKEYVSALLLFSILVENVSLFSQFAIILSFTRFKGFMKNVSNIIAWTSVDEQIHANAGIYLINKIREEQPDLLTESDIEDIYTLVDESIEKEGDILSWIFELGEIDNVSKEDLLNFMKYRVDDSLKKINMKTRYNITPEQYRPMVWFEEEVFANSLDDFFAKRPVDYTKHDKSITANDLF, encoded by the coding sequence ATGGGAATTTTTGATAAGAGAGTAAGCTATAAGCCATTTGAATACCCGGAGGTTCTTCAATTTGTAGAAGCCATCAACAAATCGTTTTGGGTACATTCGGAAGTGGACTTTACTGCAGATGTACAAGATTTTCATTCGCAGTTGGAACCACATGAAAAGAATGCTGTGAAAAATGCGCTTTTAGCCATTGCACAGATTGAGGTGTCTGTAAAGACATTCTGGGGGAATTTATACAACCACCTTCCGAAACCGGAATTCAATGGATTAGGATCTACTTTTGCAGAATGCGAATTCCGTCATTCTGAAGCATATTCCCGTTTACTGGAGGTATTAGGATATAATGACGAATTCCTTAATGTCATTGAAATTCCAGCGGTAAAAGGTAGAATTGAGTTCCTTGGAAATGCCTTAAAACATGCTAACTCTGCTACTCCAAAAGAATATGTTTCTGCATTATTGTTATTCAGTATCTTGGTAGAAAACGTTTCTCTTTTCTCTCAGTTTGCCATCATCCTTTCTTTTACAAGATTCAAAGGATTCATGAAAAATGTTTCCAATATTATCGCATGGACTTCTGTAGATGAGCAAATTCACGCTAACGCAGGAATCTATCTGATCAACAAGATCCGTGAAGAACAGCCTGACCTTTTAACAGAAAGCGATATTGAAGATATCTACACCCTTGTAGACGAATCGATCGAAAAAGAAGGAGATATCCTTAGCTGGATCTTCGAATTAGGAGAAATCGACAACGTATCCAAAGAAGATCTATTAAACTTCATGAAGTACCGTGTGGATGACAGCTTGAAGAAAATCAACATGAAAACAAGATACAACATCACTCCGGAACAATACAGACCAATGGTATGGTTCGAAGAGGAAGTTTTCGCTAATTCACTAGATGATTTCTTTGCAAAAAGACCTGTAGACTATACAAAACACGATAAGAGTATTACAGCAAACGACTTGTTCTAA